From Aliarcobacter butzleri, the proteins below share one genomic window:
- a CDS encoding YgiQ family radical SAM protein — MSKLNKFLPTTKEEMKQRGWDELDVVLITGDAYIDSPFMGIAVVGRILEDIGLRVGIIGQPDVNSDVDVKRLGEPKLFWGVSGGSIDSMVSNYTASKKFRNDDDYTPGGKNNKRPDRATLVYTNLIRRYFKNTVPIVLGGIEASLRRLTHYDYWSNSLRKPILFDSKADYMVYGMAEQAIIDLGTYLKEGKDVRTIAGLCYISKEPKDDYIQIPSHKECLTNKEKYIDLFRTFYDNNDPIYSKGLCQEVDGRYLIQNPPSRHMEEEEMDKIASFPYQRDAHPYHAKDGKVKCLETIKFSIMTHHGCWGECNFCAIAAHQGRTIRTRSEQNILAEAKHFVSMKDFKGIISDVGGPTANMYGYECKKKINLGTCIDNKRCVDAHRLCRTMKVDHNRNIQLLKDIRKVPGIKKAFVASGVRYDLITADKNHGKEYLKEMIDHHISGQMKVAPEHTNDEVLHHMGKPGKQTLIDFKKMYDDLNKESGKKQYLTYYLIAAHPGCEEKHMHELKQFTTHELKMNPEQAQIFTPTPGTYSAVMYYTELDPFTKKKIFVEKDPRRKERQKEIVIAKKQFAGNNKKSFSSGMQG; from the coding sequence ATGAGTAAATTAAATAAATTTTTGCCTACAACAAAAGAAGAGATGAAACAACGAGGTTGGGATGAACTTGATGTTGTTTTAATAACAGGTGATGCTTATATAGATTCACCTTTTATGGGAATTGCTGTTGTTGGAAGAATTTTAGAAGATATTGGACTTCGTGTAGGTATTATTGGGCAACCAGATGTTAATAGTGATGTAGATGTAAAACGACTTGGTGAACCTAAACTTTTTTGGGGAGTAAGTGGTGGAAGTATAGATTCTATGGTTTCAAACTATACTGCAAGTAAAAAATTTAGAAATGATGATGATTATACTCCTGGTGGAAAAAACAATAAAAGACCTGATCGTGCAACTTTAGTTTATACAAATCTTATAAGAAGATATTTTAAAAATACAGTTCCAATAGTTTTAGGTGGAATTGAAGCTTCCTTGCGAAGACTTACTCACTATGATTATTGGTCAAATAGTCTTAGAAAACCAATTTTATTTGATTCAAAAGCTGATTATATGGTTTATGGTATGGCAGAACAAGCTATTATTGATTTAGGAACATATTTAAAAGAGGGAAAAGATGTACGAACAATAGCAGGGCTTTGTTATATTTCAAAAGAGCCTAAAGATGATTATATTCAAATTCCTTCTCATAAAGAGTGTTTAACAAATAAAGAAAAATATATAGACCTTTTTAGAACTTTTTATGATAATAATGACCCAATATATTCAAAAGGACTTTGCCAAGAAGTTGATGGAAGATATCTAATACAAAATCCACCTAGTAGGCATATGGAAGAAGAGGAAATGGATAAAATAGCATCTTTCCCATATCAAAGAGATGCTCATCCGTATCATGCAAAAGATGGAAAAGTTAAATGCTTAGAAACTATCAAATTTTCAATTATGACTCATCATGGATGTTGGGGAGAGTGTAACTTCTGTGCAATTGCAGCTCATCAAGGAAGAACTATACGAACACGAAGTGAACAAAATATTTTAGCAGAAGCAAAACACTTTGTCAGCATGAAAGATTTTAAAGGAATTATTTCAGATGTTGGTGGACCAACAGCTAATATGTATGGATATGAGTGTAAGAAAAAAATAAATCTTGGAACTTGTATAGATAATAAAAGATGTGTTGATGCGCATAGACTTTGCCGAACTATGAAAGTTGACCATAATAGAAATATACAACTTTTAAAAGATATTAGAAAAGTTCCAGGAATAAAAAAAGCCTTTGTAGCTTCAGGTGTTAGATATGATTTGATAACTGCTGATAAAAACCATGGAAAAGAGTATTTAAAAGAGATGATAGACCATCATATTTCAGGTCAAATGAAAGTAGCCCCTGAACACACAAATGATGAGGTTTTACATCATATGGGAAAACCAGGAAAACAAACACTGATTGATTTTAAAAAGATGTATGATGATTTAAATAAAGAGAGTGGTAAAAAACAATATCTAACTTATTATTTGATTGCTGCACATCCAGGCTGTGAAGAGAAACATATGCACGAGTTAAAACAGTTTACAACTCATGAACTTAAAATGAATCCAGAACAAGCTCAAATCTTTACTCCAACTCCTGGAACTTACTCTGCTGTTATGTATTACACAGAACTTGATCCATTTACGAAGAAAAAAATATTTGTAGAAAAAGACCCAAGAAGAAAAGAGAGACAAAAAGAGATTGTAATAGCAAAAAAACAATTTGCTGGAAATAATAAAAAAAGTTTTAGCTCTGGAATGCAAGGATAA
- a CDS encoding adenylate kinase: MNLMLFGAPGAGKGTQAKFLIEKYNIPQISTGDILRAAIADKTDMGMEAKKFMDAGQLVPDSTIIGIIKDRLAEADCKNGFILDGFPRTLAQAEALSELMSSMKISLDKVISLNVPDELIVGRITGRRVCSKCGASFHVEFNPSKEENVCDYCGGELIIRKDDNAQTVISRLDAYHTQTAPLIDFYKKMGVFMELDGTKDVSEVTADMFNALA; this comes from the coding sequence ATGAATTTAATGCTATTTGGAGCACCAGGAGCTGGTAAAGGAACTCAAGCAAAGTTCTTAATCGAAAAATATAATATTCCTCAAATCTCAACAGGTGATATTTTAAGAGCTGCTATTGCAGATAAAACAGATATGGGAATGGAAGCAAAAAAATTTATGGATGCTGGACAGTTAGTTCCAGATTCGACAATTATTGGAATTATTAAAGATAGACTTGCAGAAGCTGACTGTAAAAATGGTTTTATTCTTGATGGATTTCCAAGAACTTTAGCACAAGCTGAAGCTTTAAGCGAATTAATGTCATCTATGAAAATCTCTCTTGATAAAGTAATCTCTTTAAATGTTCCTGATGAATTAATCGTTGGAAGAATTACAGGAAGAAGAGTATGTTCTAAATGTGGAGCATCTTTCCATGTAGAATTTAATCCATCAAAAGAAGAAAATGTATGTGATTATTGTGGTGGTGAATTAATTATTAGAAAAGATGATAATGCGCAAACTGTTATTAGCAGACTTGACGCATATCATACACAAACTGCACCACTTATTGATTTTTATAAAAAAATGGGTGTATTTATGGAACTTGATGGAACAAAAGATGTTTCAGAAGTTACAGCTGATATGTTTAACGCATTAGCATAA
- a CDS encoding adenylate kinase: protein MKKLFLIIGAPGSGKTTDAELIASKYTNVTHYSTGDMFRAEVASGSQRGQIIDTYIKAGNIVPIDIAIETILMAIKNAPTDIIVIDGYPRSIEQMLELDKYLEKEDAVKLLNCIEVEVSEEVARDRVLGRSRGADDNIEVFNNRMKVYKEPLEQIKEFYSKRGLLKIINGEGTIKEIVDEMDTFIQSRI, encoded by the coding sequence ATGAAAAAATTATTTTTAATTATTGGAGCTCCTGGTTCTGGTAAAACTACCGATGCAGAATTAATTGCTTCAAAATATACTAATGTAACTCACTATTCAACTGGAGATATGTTTAGAGCAGAAGTAGCTAGTGGAAGTCAAAGAGGTCAAATAATTGATACTTATATAAAAGCTGGAAATATAGTACCAATTGATATTGCAATTGAAACTATTCTAATGGCTATTAAAAATGCACCAACAGATATTATTGTTATTGATGGATACCCAAGAAGTATTGAGCAAATGTTGGAATTAGATAAATATTTAGAAAAAGAAGATGCAGTAAAATTACTAAATTGTATAGAAGTTGAAGTATCTGAAGAAGTAGCAAGAGATAGGGTTCTTGGTCGTTCAAGAGGTGCTGATGATAATATTGAAGTATTTAATAATAGAATGAAAGTTTATAAAGAGCCTTTAGAGCAGATAAAAGAATTTTATTCAAAAAGAGGTTTATTAAAAATAATAAATGGTGAAGGCACTATAAAAGAGATTGTTGATGAAATGGATACATTTATACAATCGAGAATCTAA
- a CDS encoding competence/damage-inducible protein A, translating to MTNKKINFYSVIIGTELLNGRRKDSHFPFLNAQLLDRGWEHKASFVIEDDPELMLNIFNLIKSDPNSVMFCFGGIGATPDDYTRQIASQAFTSGKMEFHEEAKTNIINQFKDDAYPHRVNMAYLPINAKLLKNVVNNVSGFYLEDRFFFTPGFPSMSQAMVIEALDKLYPKSQNKYRKVMTINSTENDLIDTMKKIPKELDFSSLPKFIGNERKVVISLAGYDEVQVDIYFQLFIDFCIEFKKEYILEDIHNIKD from the coding sequence ATGACAAATAAAAAAATCAATTTTTATTCTGTAATTATTGGAACTGAACTTTTAAATGGGCGTCGAAAAGATTCTCATTTTCCTTTTTTAAATGCACAACTTTTAGACCGTGGTTGGGAACACAAAGCTTCTTTTGTGATTGAAGATGACCCTGAACTTATGTTAAATATTTTTAATCTTATAAAATCAGATCCAAATTCTGTGATGTTTTGTTTTGGAGGAATTGGTGCAACACCTGATGATTATACAAGGCAAATTGCATCACAAGCTTTTACAAGTGGGAAAATGGAATTTCACGAAGAAGCAAAAACAAATATAATAAATCAATTTAAAGATGATGCTTATCCTCATCGAGTAAATATGGCATATTTACCAATAAATGCAAAACTTCTTAAAAATGTAGTAAATAATGTATCTGGATTTTATTTAGAAGATAGATTTTTTTTCACACCAGGTTTTCCATCTATGAGTCAAGCTATGGTTATTGAAGCTTTGGATAAACTATATCCTAAATCACAAAATAAATATAGAAAAGTTATGACTATAAACTCAACTGAAAATGATTTAATAGATACTATGAAAAAAATACCAAAAGAACTTGATTTTTCATCATTACCAAAGTTTATTGGAAATGAAAGAAAAGTTGTCATTTCACTTGCTGGATATGATGAAGTTCAAGTAGATATTTATTTTCAGCTATTTATAGATTTTTGTATAGAATTTAAAAAAGAGTATATTTTAGAAGATATACATAATATAAAAGATTGA
- the catA gene encoding type A chloramphenicol O-acetyltransferase has protein sequence MEYKKFDINSWNRKEHFEHYRNLQCSFSLTSEIEITTFLQYLKENKYKFYSSIIYLISKLVNSTFEFRMSIKNNEIVTWDVLHPSYTIFHQKEETFSSIWSEYSDDKTIFFDEFEKDCTNYENNKSLFPKFNIPENHFNISCLPWIKYSGFNLNLPHLNDYFQPIITIGKYDKNENKIVLPVTIQIHHAVCDGFHVAKFINKLQEWCNEPEKYL, from the coding sequence ATGGAATATAAAAAATTTGATATTAATTCATGGAATAGAAAAGAACATTTTGAACATTATAGAAATTTACAATGTTCATTTAGTTTAACTTCAGAGATTGAAATTACTACATTTTTACAATATTTAAAAGAAAATAAATATAAATTTTATTCATCGATTATATATTTAATTTCAAAATTAGTAAATTCAACTTTTGAATTTAGGATGTCAATCAAAAATAATGAAATTGTTACTTGGGATGTTTTACATCCAAGTTATACAATTTTCCATCAAAAAGAGGAAACTTTCTCTTCAATTTGGAGTGAATATAGTGACGATAAAACAATCTTTTTTGATGAATTTGAAAAAGATTGTACCAATTACGAAAATAATAAATCTCTTTTCCCAAAGTTTAATATTCCAGAAAATCATTTTAATATCTCTTGTTTACCTTGGATAAAATATAGTGGTTTTAATTTAAATCTTCCACATTTAAATGATTATTTCCAACCAATTATCACAATTGGTAAATATGATAAAAATGAAAATAAAATAGTGCTACCTGTTACTATTCAAATACATCATGCTGTTTGTGATGGATTTCATGTTGCTAAGTTTATTAATAAATTGCAAGAATGGTGTAATGAACCTGAAAAGTATTTATAA
- a CDS encoding NAD(P)-dependent alcohol dehydrogenase codes for MNKDNNTRREFLKKSALVSTALFFAVNPTNSFSFQKNSNIKSRGYAAFDETGILKPWSFERKAVGENDILIDIKYTSICHSDIHHIKGDWLQQQYPQVPGHEIVGIVSAIGKKVKKFKIGDRVGVGCMVDGSCRNNKEQYCEDTIFTYGYETSKEPTGITQGGYSNNIVVNSHFAVFIPKNITFQKAAPLLCAGVTTYSPIIKAKIKKGMKVGVAGIGGLGHMAVKLAISKGAKVYAFTTSKDKIEDIKSFGVKEVIVVDDIEILKKYNKKVDYMISTIPEVFDISAYCNVVKPNGTFVQLGLPKSELPINSFLMAQNRVNFKSSLIGGMKDTQDVLNYCATNKVLPKIEIIKAEQINEAWQKVLDKKARFRYVIDASTF; via the coding sequence ATGAATAAAGATAATAATACAAGAAGAGAATTTTTAAAAAAATCAGCTTTAGTTAGTACAGCTTTATTTTTTGCAGTAAATCCTACAAATTCTTTCTCTTTTCAAAAAAATAGTAATATCAAATCTCGTGGTTATGCAGCTTTTGATGAAACAGGTATTTTAAAACCTTGGAGTTTTGAAAGAAAAGCAGTTGGCGAAAATGATATTTTAATAGATATAAAATATACTAGTATTTGTCACTCTGATATTCATCATATAAAAGGTGATTGGTTACAACAGCAATATCCTCAAGTTCCAGGACATGAAATAGTTGGAATTGTAAGTGCAATTGGAAAAAAAGTAAAAAAGTTTAAAATTGGAGATAGAGTTGGTGTTGGTTGCATGGTTGATGGTAGTTGTAGAAATAATAAAGAACAATATTGTGAAGATACAATTTTTACTTATGGTTATGAAACTTCAAAAGAACCAACAGGAATTACTCAAGGTGGATATTCAAATAACATTGTTGTAAATAGTCATTTTGCAGTATTTATTCCTAAAAATATTACTTTTCAAAAAGCTGCTCCACTTTTATGTGCAGGAGTTACAACTTATTCACCAATAATAAAAGCAAAAATAAAAAAAGGTATGAAAGTAGGTGTTGCAGGAATTGGTGGGCTTGGACATATGGCAGTAAAATTAGCTATTTCAAAAGGTGCAAAAGTTTATGCTTTTACGACTTCAAAAGATAAAATTGAAGATATTAAAAGTTTTGGAGTAAAAGAAGTAATTGTTGTAGATGATATAGAAATATTAAAAAAATATAATAAAAAAGTCGATTATATGATTTCAACAATTCCCGAAGTATTTGATATTTCTGCTTATTGTAATGTCGTAAAACCAAATGGAACTTTTGTTCAATTAGGTTTACCAAAATCAGAATTACCAATAAATAGCTTTTTGATGGCACAAAATAGAGTAAATTTTAAATCATCTCTTATTGGTGGGATGAAAGATACTCAAGATGTATTAAATTATTGTGCAACAAATAAAGTTTTACCAAAAATTGAGATAATAAAAGCAGAACAAATAAATGAAGCTTGGCAAAAAGTTTTAGATAAAAAAGCTAGATTTAGATATGTTATTGATGCTTCTACATTTTAG